From one Colletotrichum destructivum chromosome 3, complete sequence genomic stretch:
- a CDS encoding Putative Ubiquitin-like domain superfamily, UBL3-like, ubiquitin domain-containing protein: MPDTKPADANSASGQPAKDSVADSSDAVPMKTLPQSSSTEAGAADAAAAHTAKTTTTTTTTTTTTTTSSNDAPAAAASTHPETSNDTAANAAATSAVGDLIEPSTKGKEKESAPPPVAKSQDDTMAIGPSVDDVQSVSNSPSDGPVCNITLLLTTGARHPYKLDEKYLTKRNVNVPGLTEAGKKDPFTISVYTLKELILREWREEWDPKPASPSSIRLIHFGKLLDDKDQLKQYHFSAEAANVVHMTVRPADIVEEEEPKGGNKSASGGGRNREGGSGCCVIL; the protein is encoded by the exons CATGAAGACACTGCCGCAATCCTCATCGACAgaggccggtgccgccgatgccgctgccgcacATACCGCtaagacgacgacgacgacgacgacgacgacgacgacgacgacgacttcgtcAAACGACGCACCCGCCGCTGCTGCGTCAACTCACCCTGAAACCAGCAACGATACTGCTGCTAACGCCGCTGCCACCTCGGCTGTCGGCGATTTAATCGAACCATCCACCAAGGGAAAGGAGAAAGAATCCGCTCCCCCGCCAGTGGCCAAGAGTCAAGACGACACCATGGCTATTGGCCCCTCTGTTGATGATGTCCAGTCCGTCAGCAACTCTCCATCAGATGGTCCCGTCTGCAACATCACTCTCCTATTAACTACCGGTGCACGACATCCCTATAAGCTGGATGAGAAGTACCTGACAAAGAGGAACGTGAACGTTCCTGGGTTGACCGAGGCTGGAAAGAAAGACCCTTTTACTATCAGCGTCTACACGTTAAAGGAGTTGATACTGCGGGAGTGGCGTGAGGAATGGGACCCCAAGCCCGCGAGCCCCAGTAGTATACGCCTGATTCATTTTGGAAAGCTGCTGGATGATAAGGACCAGCTGAAGC AATATCACTTCAGCGCCGAGGCAGCCAATGTTGTACACATGACAGTTCGGCCAGCCGACATagttgaggaggaagagccCAAGGGAGGTAATAAGTCAGCTTCCGGCGGTGGCCGCAACCGAGAAGGTGGCAGTGGATGCTGCGTCATCTTATGA